The Ornithorhynchus anatinus isolate Pmale09 chromosome X2, mOrnAna1.pri.v4, whole genome shotgun sequence genome window below encodes:
- the DDX41 gene encoding probable ATP-dependent RNA helicase DDX41, whose product MDDSEPDRKRLREEEDVQRQPSGDPSEDEDYVPYVPVKQRKQQMLQKLLQMRRKGTAEEEQKDSGSEHRGDEDDIPLGPQSNVSLLDQHQHLKEKAEARKESAKEKQLKEEEKILESVAEGRALMSVKEMAKGITYDDPIKTSWKPPRSVLSMSEARHDRVRKKYHILVEGEGIPPPIKSFREMKFPAAVLRGLKKKGIHHPTPIQIQGIPTILSGRDMIGIAFTGSGKTLVFTLPVIMFCLEQEKRLPFSKREGPYGLIICPSRELARQTHGILEYYCRLLQEENSPPLRCALCIGGMSVKEQMETIRHGVHMMVATPGRLMDLLQKKMVSLDICRYLALDEADRMIDMGFEGDIRTIFSYFKGQRQTLLFSATMPKKIQNFAKSALVKPVTINVGRAGAASLDVIQEVEYVKEEAKMVYLLECLQKTPPPVLIFAEKKADVDAIHEYLLLKGVEAVAIHGGKDQEERTKAIEAFRDGKKDVLVATDVASKGLDFPAIQHVINYDMPEEIENYVHRIGRTGRSGNTGIATTFINKACDESVLMDLKALLLEAKQKVPPVLQVLHCGDESMLDIGGERGCAFCGGLGHRITDCPKLEAMQTKQVSNIGRKDYLAHSSMDF is encoded by the exons ATGGACGACTCGGAACCCGATCGGaag AGGCTCCGCGAGGAGGAGGATGTCCAGCGGCAGCCATCGGGGGACCCGTCTGAGGATGAAGACTACGTCCCCTATGTCCCGGTCAAGCAGAGGAAGCAGCAAATG CTGCAGAAGCTGCTGCAGATGCGTCGGAAAGGGACGGccgaggaggagcagaaagacaGCGGCAGCGAGCACCGAGGGGATGAGGATGACATCCCGCTGGGCCCCCAGTCCAACGTGAGCCTCCTGGACCAGCACCAGCACCTGAAGGAGAAGGCGGAAG CTCGGAAGGAGTCTGCAAAGGAGAAACAGcttaaggaggaagagaagattctGGAGAGTGTGGCCGAAGGGCGAG CGCTGATGTCCGTCAAGGAAATGGCAAAGGGAATCACTTATGATGACCCCATCAAAACCAG CTGGAAACCCCCTCGCTCCGTCCTGAGCATGTCCGAAGCCCGCCACGACCGGGTGCGCAAGAAGTACCACAtcctggtggagggggagggtatCCCACCGCCCATCAAGAGCTTCCGGGAGATGAAGTTTCCCGCAG CTGTCCTGAGAGGCCTGAAGAAGAAGGGCATCCATCACCCCACCCCAATCCAGATCCAAGGCATCCCCACCAT CCTCTCCGGCCGGGACATGATCGGCATCGCCTTCACCGGCTCCGGCAAGACGCTGGTGTTCACCCTGCCCGTCATCATGTTCTgcctggagcaggagaagaggctgCCGTTCTCCAAGCGGGAGGGGCCCTACGGACTCATCATCTGCCCCTCG CGGGAGCTGGCACGCCAGACCCATGGCATCCTGGAGTACTACTGCCGCCTGCTGCAGGAGGAGAACTCCCCGCCCCTGCGATGTGCCCTCTGTATCGGGGGGATGTCGGTCAAGgagcagatggagaccatccgGCA CGGCGTGCACATGATGGTGGCCACCCCGGGCCGGCTCATGGACCTGCTGCAGAAGAAGATGGTCAGCCTGGACATCTGCCGCTACCTGGCTCTGGACGAAGCCGACCGGATGATCGACATGGGGTTCGAGGGCGACATCCGTACCATCTTCTCCTACTTCAAG GGCCAGCGACAGACCCTCCTGTTCAGTGCCACGATGCCCAAGAAGATCCAGAACTTCGCCAAGAGCGCCCTGGTGAAACCCGTCACCATCAACGTGGGCCGGGCAGGGGCCGCCAGCTTGGATGTCATCCAG GAAGTGGAGTATGTGAAGGAGGAGGCCAAGATGGTGTACCTGCTGGAGTGCCTACAGAAGACACCCCCGCCT GTGCTGATCTTTGCGGAGAAGAAGGCCGATGTGGACGCCATCCACGAGTACCTGCTGCTCAAGGGAGTGGAGGCTGTGGCCATCCATGGGGGCAAAG ACCAGGAGGAGCGCACCAAGGCCATCGAGGCGTTCCGGGATGGCAAGAAGGACGTGCTGGTGGCCACTGACGTGGCATCCAAAGGCCTGGACTTCCCAGCCATCCAGCACGTCATCAACTACGACATGCCCGAGGAGATCGAGAACTATG ttcaCCGGATCGGCCGTACCGGGCGCTCGGGGAACACCGGCATCGCCACCACCTTCATCAACAAGGCCTGCG ATGAGTCGGTGCTAATGGACCTGAAAGCTCTCCTGCTGGAGGCCAAGCAGAAGGTACCCCCCGTCCTCCAGGTGCTGCACTGTGGCGACGAGTCCATGCTGGACATCGGAG GAGAGCGAGGCTGTGCCTTCTGCGGAGGCCTGGGCCACCGCATCACCGACTGCCCCAAGCTGGAGGCCATGCAGACCAAGCAGGTCAGCAATATTGGCCGCAAGGACTACTTGGCCCACAGCTCCATGGACTTCTGA